Below is a genomic region from Desulfuromonadaceae bacterium.
AGCTGTTTCGTGACATTGCTGAAAAGCGACCGGAATCCATCAGAGCTTTACTTCGCTGAAATTTGCTGAGCAGCAATTAAGGGGATTGATATGGTCAAGCGAATACTTAACAAAATTGTCCACGTTGGATTACTGATCTTCCTCCTGGCCCTGTTGCCAGCCATGGGTGTCGCCATGGACAGCAGCGATTGCACGAATTGCCACGGCGATAAAGACGTGGTCGGCGAGGATTTGGTGATTAATTCACTCACATTTGACCATACAGCTCATGCTGAAGTTGGTTGCCATGGCTGTCATGTCTCGATCACAGAACAACATCCGGATGACGGTTTCCCCCCTTCTAAAGCCAGCTGCGCCGAGTGTCATGGTGATGTCAGTAAAAGCTACAGCAACAGTAACCACGCTCAGAATGCCGTCTGCAGTGACTGCCACAATCCTCATCAGGTGTATGGCCCAACGGCAGTTTCCGGACAGGATATGAACCTGCAATGCACCTCGTGTCATGAGCGTGTCGAAATACAGGAAAAACATGCCGAGTGGCTGCCACAGGCTGACTTGCACATCAACAATCTGCCCTGCGTGACCTGCCATTCGACATCAAACGAGTATGTCATCAGCCTCTATATTATTAAACGTCGGAGCGGATCGATGTTCAGCAGGTTCGACCTCGCAACGTACGCCGAGTTGAACGCCCTCTCCGGGGGCAAGCCGATTGTGCAACTGGTCGATACCAACGCCGATGGTTATATCTCGATAGCCGAGCTCCGGCTGTTCAATCTCGACCCGGAGAATAAGCCGTTGCGTTTGCAGGGCATGATGACTCCGGAACGACTCAGCCACAACTTCTTGACCCAGGATAACCGCTGGGATTGCTCCTTTTGCCACTCCTCCGGTCCGGAAGCGATGCAGGTGAGTTACTTGTCACTCGCAGAGCGTGATGGTGGTTTCAAGAGGATCTCTGTAGAGAAGGGTGCCGTCCTTGACGCTCTGTATGGCACGCCTGATTTCTACATGGTTGGAGCAACCCGCAGCAAGGCTCTCAATTACGTGGGGCTGGTAGTCCTTGCCGGGG
It encodes:
- a CDS encoding cytochrome c family protein; the encoded protein is MVKRILNKIVHVGLLIFLLALLPAMGVAMDSSDCTNCHGDKDVVGEDLVINSLTFDHTAHAEVGCHGCHVSITEQHPDDGFPPSKASCAECHGDVSKSYSNSNHAQNAVCSDCHNPHQVYGPTAVSGQDMNLQCTSCHERVEIQEKHAEWLPQADLHINNLPCVTCHSTSNEYVISLYIIKRRSGSMFSRFDLATYAELNALSGGKPIVQLVDTNADGYISIAELRLFNLDPENKPLRLQGMMTPERLSHNFLTQDNRWDCSFCHSSGPEAMQVSYLSLAERDGGFKRISVEKGAVLDALYGTPDFYMVGATRSKALNYVGLVVLAGGMVVPIGHGTLRFLTRKNRKNEEK